In Candidatus Neomarinimicrobiota bacterium, one genomic interval encodes:
- a CDS encoding tetratricopeptide repeat protein: MNPDTAKAVERRATPAATGPGRTLIWALAGILSWLPQLLPGQIRDPYADALRSFELGRYDRATNILQDILEREPECGECYDLLARVATSRGNDSLAAVWYRQALVSEPDNPTLYQKLGFAEHRAGDLLQAIDDLEYSLQLNPTSGETYFALGNVWYDLEALAQAKAHYHSALALDSTAAKFHFQLGMVFFKSDSLDSALTRFRSAYERYPKYSLAYEFAANILLQQDRWPEVVTVLERGLASASETEVTRFWLGVAHVEVGNYARAEDLLRGYVSQREDNLAARYNYGLALFETGAYEEAVAHLTVISQGLPDLLKGQLYLGRSLSALDMDSLASAVLDTLLERDSTFYDGWIERGNLDLKANRFRLAIAEYTRAQNLDPERWEAYQRRALALYLQEDYGQAEAQLFFALMREDSSVAIYHLLGDIAAAVGEDDFSSYYYHMVLRLSPENRTARGKRVAALIRARQWAPARAELLRTLEREPRNEEALYRLGRAARAAGDSAAANRYRDQFWQLHSQRRELERLELRIRLDRRNPRHYRDLGWHYLRQENLSRARANFRRAVALGDTTLSASLYLDEGDRP; encoded by the coding sequence GTGAATCCGGATACAGCCAAAGCTGTAGAGCGGCGGGCCACGCCAGCAGCGACAGGCCCCGGGCGAACGCTCATTTGGGCGCTGGCTGGGATCCTGAGCTGGCTGCCGCAGCTGCTGCCTGGTCAGATCAGGGACCCCTACGCGGATGCGCTCAGATCGTTCGAGCTGGGTAGGTATGACCGGGCTACGAACATACTTCAGGACATCCTTGAGCGGGAGCCCGAGTGCGGTGAATGCTATGACCTCCTGGCCAGGGTAGCAACCTCGCGGGGTAATGACAGTCTGGCTGCGGTGTGGTACCGCCAGGCGCTGGTCAGTGAGCCTGATAATCCCACCCTTTACCAGAAGCTGGGGTTCGCCGAGCATCGCGCCGGCGACTTGCTGCAGGCGATAGACGATCTGGAGTATAGCTTGCAGCTGAACCCCACCAGCGGCGAGACCTACTTTGCCTTGGGCAATGTCTGGTATGACCTGGAGGCCCTGGCACAGGCCAAGGCACATTACCATTCCGCACTGGCCCTTGATAGCACCGCAGCGAAATTCCATTTTCAACTGGGCATGGTCTTTTTCAAATCCGATTCCCTCGATTCGGCCCTCACGCGGTTTCGATCAGCCTATGAACGGTACCCCAAGTATTCACTGGCCTACGAGTTCGCCGCCAACATTCTCCTACAACAGGACCGCTGGCCCGAAGTAGTGACGGTATTGGAACGGGGGCTGGCTTCGGCCTCGGAGACGGAGGTAACCCGCTTCTGGCTGGGCGTTGCACACGTCGAAGTGGGGAACTATGCACGTGCGGAAGATTTGCTGCGCGGATATGTGAGCCAGCGGGAGGACAATCTGGCGGCCAGGTACAACTATGGACTGGCTTTATTCGAAACAGGTGCGTACGAAGAGGCCGTGGCTCACCTCACGGTGATTTCGCAGGGCTTGCCGGACCTGCTCAAAGGCCAGCTGTACCTCGGCCGGTCGCTCAGCGCCCTGGACATGGATTCCCTGGCCAGTGCGGTTTTGGATACGCTGCTGGAAAGGGACTCAACCTTTTATGATGGGTGGATTGAGCGGGGCAACCTGGACCTGAAGGCCAACCGCTTCAGACTGGCCATTGCCGAGTACACGCGTGCTCAGAATCTCGACCCGGAACGCTGGGAGGCTTATCAGCGCCGGGCGCTGGCGCTCTACCTCCAGGAGGACTATGGCCAGGCGGAGGCGCAGCTCTTCTTCGCCCTAATGCGCGAAGATAGCTCGGTGGCCATCTATCATTTACTGGGAGACATTGCCGCCGCTGTGGGCGAGGACGATTTTTCCAGCTACTACTATCACATGGTGCTGCGTCTGTCGCCGGAAAATAGGACGGCGAGAGGCAAGCGTGTTGCCGCGCTGATCCGAGCCCGCCAGTGGGCACCAGCCAGGGCTGAACTGCTCAGGACTCTGGAGCGCGAACCCCGCAATGAGGAGGCGCTCTATCGGCTCGGCCGGGCAGCGCGGGCTGCGGGTGACAGCGCCGCCGCCAACAGGTATCGGGACCAGTTCTGGCAGTTGCACAGCCAGCGCAGGGAGCTTGAGCGTCTGGAATTGCGCATCAGACTCGACCGCCGCAACCCCAGGCACTACCGTGATCTGGGCTGGCACTATCTCCGGCAGGAGAACCTCAGCCGGGCCCGGGCCAATTTCCGCAGAGCCGTCGCGTTGGGGGACACGACCCTGTCGGCCAGCCTCTACCTTGACGAAGGGGACCGGCCGTAG
- a CDS encoding VCBS repeat-containing protein, translated as MRNYRATTRDNVIQAILCAFLLVLFPDPSAGQTDVQWQDITDVLGIGSPERLPRSGSYSLTENFTGRAVPFDYDVDGDLDLLLTYGPQPADSLYSGLNRLYRQDDSGWVDVTAATGLARFPPASHAAVGDVDGDGYPDLYLCLFGADRLLHNDQGQAWHDITESAGISNGAWATEAVFFDANGDGALDLYVANYVAYQAADTVICIEPETGLRTICNPLLYAPAPNKLMINDGYGRFHDLTASLGLADSTSRSLGVTLLDANSDGLLDVLVLSDRSPNLLYFNDGDSGFVQSGILSGVALAPDGSEPSWSQALTLDANDDTHIDLILTRHDGELVLLLNDGSGTFFEGGYQAGLVHPRFPYAATGAAILDLDFNGSLDLLLVDQNHVTRPDGNDSMAADSSGSQPATAAPPDRGMTRRIMLSDKAHRFYPASETVPMVLDTSLLIPKLPVSSSADDSEDYLAAGGFELDLGDAPVSPLVAASLVGDLQPDPGVKFRGIELDTLAVRQEASHYVVADLTGDGLQEIIAIYRAGLFRVWQRVVPRPPRFLGLRPRPGTGQRTVVGARLTVSGVGYERRMLLTHANPQIFYLPRRVRRVEVAMQWPDGHQDRYRIRQLNRYYDVVRQVEQQ; from the coding sequence ATGAGAAATTACCGAGCAACCACCCGAGATAATGTGATCCAGGCCATACTGTGTGCTTTCCTCCTGGTGTTGTTTCCGGACCCTTCCGCCGGTCAAACTGATGTACAATGGCAGGACATCACCGACGTGCTGGGCATTGGCTCCCCCGAGCGCCTGCCGCGTTCAGGGAGTTATTCGCTGACAGAAAATTTTACCGGCAGGGCCGTACCCTTTGACTACGACGTTGACGGCGACCTGGACCTGCTCCTGACCTATGGCCCGCAGCCGGCCGACTCACTCTATTCGGGGCTCAACCGGCTGTACCGCCAGGATGATTCCGGCTGGGTAGATGTGACCGCCGCGACAGGGCTGGCCCGTTTCCCCCCGGCGAGCCACGCCGCTGTGGGCGATGTGGACGGCGACGGCTATCCGGACCTCTACCTGTGCCTATTCGGCGCGGACCGGTTGTTGCACAACGACCAAGGCCAAGCCTGGCACGACATCACCGAATCCGCAGGAATCTCCAACGGTGCCTGGGCCACCGAAGCTGTGTTTTTCGACGCCAATGGGGACGGTGCGCTGGACCTGTACGTTGCCAATTACGTGGCCTATCAGGCTGCGGACACGGTGATATGTATCGAGCCGGAAACCGGTTTGCGCACCATTTGTAATCCTTTACTTTACGCACCGGCGCCCAACAAACTCATGATCAATGACGGCTACGGGCGTTTTCACGACCTTACTGCCAGCCTGGGTCTGGCCGATTCCACCAGCCGGTCCCTGGGCGTCACGCTGCTGGACGCCAACAGCGACGGCCTCCTGGATGTGCTGGTGCTGTCAGACCGATCTCCAAACCTGTTGTACTTCAACGACGGCGACTCAGGATTTGTGCAGTCGGGGATTCTCTCCGGTGTGGCTCTGGCGCCGGATGGATCGGAGCCCAGCTGGAGCCAGGCGTTGACCCTGGATGCCAACGACGACACGCACATCGATCTCATCCTCACCCGGCATGACGGGGAACTTGTGCTGCTCCTCAACGATGGCAGCGGAACCTTTTTTGAGGGCGGATACCAAGCGGGGCTGGTGCATCCACGTTTTCCCTATGCGGCTACCGGCGCAGCGATCCTGGATCTGGACTTCAACGGCTCATTGGACCTGCTACTTGTGGACCAAAACCATGTAACGCGCCCGGATGGCAACGATTCTATGGCCGCCGACAGCTCAGGCAGCCAGCCAGCCACGGCTGCTCCACCTGATCGCGGTATGACGCGGCGCATCATGCTATCAGATAAGGCCCACCGTTTTTATCCTGCGAGCGAAACGGTGCCCATGGTGCTGGACACCAGCCTGCTGATTCCCAAGCTGCCGGTAAGCTCATCAGCAGATGATTCCGAGGATTACCTCGCTGCCGGCGGGTTCGAACTGGACCTGGGCGACGCCCCAGTATCGCCATTGGTGGCCGCGTCCCTCGTCGGGGACCTGCAGCCCGATCCCGGTGTGAAATTTCGGGGCATTGAGCTTGATACGCTGGCGGTGCGGCAGGAGGCAAGCCACTATGTGGTGGCCGATTTGACGGGGGACGGGCTTCAGGAGATCATCGCTATTTACCGGGCGGGTCTGTTCCGGGTCTGGCAGCGCGTCGTGCCGCGGCCGCCCCGATTCCTGGGCCTGAGGCCGAGGCCTGGAACAGGTCAGCGGACCGTGGTGGGTGCGCGCTTGACGGTGTCCGGGGTGGGCTACGAGCGGCGGATGCTGCTGACCCATGCAAATCCACAGATCTTTTACCTGCCGCGCCGTGTGCGACGGGTGGAGGTGGCGATGCAGTGGCCGGACGGGCACCAAGACCGCTACCGCATTCGCCAGCTGAATCGCTATTACGATGTCGTCCGGCAGGTCGAGCAGCAGTGA
- a CDS encoding MBL fold metallo-hydrolase, whose translation MSTDEFINNGVSQLRFWGVRGSIPTADADKHRIGGNTACVEFSPTDGTHIIFDAGTGIRPLGNLIARSNEKPYEVHLFLSHTHWDHIIGLLFFAPLHQPHAHLIIYGPKRKENSLQGSIEGLFRPPYFPLSPGDLPAKLTYVELEPGRHPFGNGHLVECALHPHPNGAMSYRVEAEGRAVAYITDIEHTVKDLVPATIEISRGVDALIHDSHFHREDLAAHRTWGHSSWEESVAVAMGAKAKRLFLFHYSPNYSDDDVFDMEQRARHEFANTTAAFQGLTIDFPRLSPPNG comes from the coding sequence TTGTCCACTGACGAATTCATAAACAACGGTGTTTCCCAGCTCCGTTTCTGGGGGGTGCGGGGCTCGATTCCAACGGCCGATGCGGACAAGCATCGCATTGGGGGTAACACGGCCTGCGTCGAATTTTCCCCCACCGATGGGACTCACATCATTTTCGATGCTGGCACCGGGATTCGCCCCCTGGGCAACCTCATCGCCCGCTCCAATGAAAAGCCTTATGAAGTGCATCTGTTCCTTTCCCATACCCACTGGGACCACATTATCGGGCTGCTGTTTTTTGCACCGTTACACCAACCGCACGCCCACCTTATCATCTACGGCCCCAAACGGAAAGAGAACTCGTTGCAGGGCAGCATCGAAGGGTTATTCAGGCCACCCTACTTCCCGCTAAGTCCTGGTGACCTGCCCGCCAAGCTCACTTACGTGGAGCTGGAACCGGGCCGGCATCCATTCGGGAATGGCCACCTGGTGGAGTGCGCGCTCCATCCCCATCCCAACGGCGCCATGAGCTACCGGGTGGAGGCTGAAGGCCGGGCGGTGGCTTACATCACCGACATTGAGCATACCGTCAAAGATTTGGTGCCGGCCACCATAGAAATCAGTCGGGGCGTCGATGCCCTCATCCACGATAGCCACTTCCACCGCGAGGATCTGGCCGCCCATCGCACGTGGGGCCACAGCTCCTGGGAAGAGAGTGTGGCGGTAGCCATGGGAGCCAAGGCCAAACGCCTGTTCCTGTTTCACTACAGCCCCAACTACTCCGACGATGATGTCTTTGATATGGAGCAGCGGGCGCGCCATGAGTTTGCGAACACCACCGCCGCGTTCCAGGGTCTTACCATCGATTTTCCCCGCCTTTCGCCCCCAAATGGTTGA
- a CDS encoding cysteine desulfurase, producing MPEVRQAMAEADDRFYGNASSVHRPGQAAKVALERARKTLAQALGAATREIIFTSGATESNNLVLCGLFGDRLSPGDHVVTSRIEHPSVLRPLERLAKWGVEVSRVAPEPTGEISSGRVAAALRPNTRLISIMAANNETGVLNDVAALGALAADRGILFHTDAAQAFGRVALDVAASGIHFLSASAHKLGGPKGVGLLYARKDVPFETLHLGGSQENNHRGGTENVSGAIGFARAAEITFQHRQTLWHRLTDYRETFLAELDRLGVTYQVNGDHGYPGLISLRFPPAAGGTPEHQPDDGYGQSLMMNLDLNGVAVSYGSACASGSVEPSGVLMAMGLSEAQAARSVRFSFGYATTEQEVLAVAHVVDEVVQGLSQRLRSPEMTVPAVDTGP from the coding sequence ATGCCTGAGGTCCGCCAGGCCATGGCCGAGGCTGATGACCGGTTCTACGGCAATGCCTCCAGTGTCCACAGACCCGGCCAGGCGGCCAAAGTCGCACTCGAGCGGGCCCGCAAAACGCTGGCGCAGGCCCTGGGTGCGGCAACCCGGGAAATCATCTTTACCTCCGGTGCTACCGAGTCTAACAATTTGGTTCTGTGCGGTCTTTTCGGCGACCGGCTTTCGCCGGGAGATCACGTGGTCACCTCCAGGATTGAGCACCCCTCCGTTCTCCGGCCCCTGGAGCGGCTGGCGAAATGGGGTGTGGAGGTCAGCAGGGTAGCGCCCGAGCCTACCGGCGAAATCTCATCCGGTCGCGTGGCGGCAGCGCTGCGTCCCAACACCCGGCTCATTTCTATTATGGCGGCCAACAATGAGACCGGCGTGCTCAACGACGTTGCGGCCCTTGGCGCGCTGGCGGCGGACCGCGGCATCCTGTTTCATACCGACGCCGCACAGGCCTTTGGCAGGGTAGCCCTGGATGTTGCCGCCAGTGGCATTCATTTTCTGTCGGCATCGGCCCACAAGCTGGGCGGACCCAAGGGCGTCGGCCTGCTCTATGCCCGCAAGGACGTGCCCTTCGAGACCCTCCACCTGGGAGGTTCACAGGAAAACAACCACCGCGGCGGCACCGAGAACGTGAGCGGGGCCATCGGATTTGCCCGGGCAGCCGAAATTACTTTCCAACACCGCCAAACTCTCTGGCACCGGTTGACAGACTACCGCGAGACCTTCCTGGCGGAGCTTGACCGTCTCGGCGTGACATATCAAGTGAACGGCGACCACGGTTACCCGGGGCTCATCAGCCTGCGCTTCCCACCAGCTGCAGGCGGCACACCGGAGCACCAACCCGACGATGGCTACGGTCAGTCACTGATGATGAATCTGGACTTGAACGGCGTGGCCGTCTCCTATGGCTCGGCCTGTGCATCGGGATCGGTTGAACCGTCCGGGGTGCTCATGGCTATGGGCCTCAGCGAGGCCCAGGCCGCTAGGTCGGTGCGCTTTTCTTTCGGTTATGCCACCACGGAGCAGGAAGTCCTGGCTGTGGCCCACGTTGTTGATGAAGTGGTTCAGGGGTTATCCCAGCGGTTGAGGTCACCTGAAATGACGGTGCCGGCCGTGGATACCGGCCCATGA
- the mnmA gene encoding tRNA 2-thiouridine(34) synthase MnmA, which translates to MSSRVLVAMSGGVDSSVALLKTLEAGYDAIGVTMKLWEYRDAGGHIVGESNCCPVEAINDARDVCYSLGVPHYTLDFQEVFRTQVVDHFVDEYLGGRTPNPCVRCNSFVKWDALMAQADQLGARFIATGHYARIEAGPDGAPRLLKGLDANKDQSYVLWAINRHTLARTLFPLGGMTKARVRQVASEHDLATAQAPDSQDICFVADNDYRHFLRQQAPDRLADIGAGEIVNEAGEVLGTHPGYPYFTLGQRRGLGLSSPEPQYVTALDADNNRITVGSRAALLSSRCTVEQVNWLVEPPAAPCDIDGRVRYNGTGTPARLTPTGGATAQLEFAEPQLAITPGQSAVFYAGEVVLGGGIIQSGGIA; encoded by the coding sequence ATGAGCTCGCGCGTGCTGGTGGCCATGTCCGGTGGCGTGGACAGCTCCGTGGCCCTCCTGAAGACCTTGGAGGCCGGCTACGACGCCATCGGCGTCACGATGAAACTGTGGGAGTATCGAGACGCGGGTGGCCATATCGTGGGCGAGAGCAACTGCTGCCCGGTGGAGGCCATCAACGACGCCCGCGACGTCTGTTATAGCCTGGGCGTACCCCACTACACCCTTGACTTTCAGGAGGTGTTTCGGACCCAGGTAGTGGACCACTTTGTGGACGAGTACCTGGGTGGCCGCACCCCCAATCCCTGCGTGCGCTGCAACAGTTTTGTCAAGTGGGACGCCCTCATGGCCCAGGCAGACCAGCTCGGCGCGCGCTTCATCGCCACGGGCCACTATGCCCGCATCGAGGCTGGACCTGACGGCGCCCCCCGCCTGCTCAAGGGGCTGGACGCCAACAAGGACCAGTCCTACGTGCTGTGGGCCATCAACCGCCATACGTTGGCCAGGACCCTTTTTCCCCTGGGCGGCATGACCAAAGCCCGGGTGCGGCAGGTGGCCAGCGAGCACGATCTTGCCACGGCCCAGGCCCCTGACAGCCAGGATATCTGCTTTGTGGCCGACAACGACTACCGGCATTTCCTGCGCCAACAGGCACCTGACCGCCTGGCCGACATCGGTGCGGGCGAGATCGTCAATGAGGCCGGCGAGGTGCTGGGTACCCATCCCGGATATCCCTACTTTACCTTGGGCCAGCGCCGCGGCCTCGGTCTGTCCAGCCCCGAGCCACAGTATGTGACTGCCCTTGATGCGGACAACAACCGCATCACCGTGGGATCCCGGGCTGCCCTGCTGAGCTCCCGCTGCACTGTGGAGCAAGTCAACTGGCTGGTGGAGCCCCCTGCCGCACCCTGTGACATTGATGGACGCGTGCGCTACAACGGGACCGGTACGCCGGCCCGGCTCACTCCCACCGGTGGCGCCACGGCACAGCTGGAGTTTGCAGAGCCGCAGCTGGCCATCACGCCCGGACAGTCGGCCGTATTTTATGCTGGCGAGGTAGTTCTGGGGGGCGGGATCATTCAGAGCGGTGGCATCGCGTGA
- a CDS encoding NTP transferase domain-containing protein — protein MTGDRKLAAIILAAGRGKRMRSKLPKVLHDLHGQPMIHWVVATAQEVGADPIVLVVGHGQQRVKASLRGIKLSFVEQEQQLGTAHAVEQTRPMLGAMDGDIVVLSGDVPGVAPDTVHALCDRHRTTGARATMLTAQLPDPTGYGRILKDDQGHLLRVVEEQDATARERAIREINGGIYVFDAQTLFATLPLVKNHNRQHEYYLPDVLTLLREQNQMIAIEKARDYKQILGVNTKAELRRVHAEAFNE, from the coding sequence GTGACCGGCGACCGTAAGCTGGCAGCCATCATTCTTGCAGCCGGGCGGGGCAAGCGCATGCGCTCGAAGCTTCCCAAGGTGCTCCACGACTTGCACGGCCAGCCCATGATCCACTGGGTGGTGGCCACGGCCCAGGAGGTGGGCGCGGACCCCATCGTACTGGTGGTGGGGCACGGCCAGCAGCGCGTGAAGGCTTCTCTCAGGGGCATCAAGTTATCCTTCGTGGAACAGGAGCAGCAGCTGGGCACGGCCCACGCCGTTGAGCAGACCCGACCCATGCTGGGCGCTATGGACGGCGATATCGTTGTGCTTTCCGGGGACGTCCCCGGCGTGGCGCCGGATACGGTGCACGCCCTGTGCGACCGCCACCGAACCACGGGTGCCAGGGCCACCATGCTCACCGCCCAGCTGCCTGACCCCACCGGCTACGGTCGCATCCTCAAGGACGACCAGGGGCACTTGCTGCGGGTGGTGGAGGAGCAAGATGCCACGGCCCGGGAGCGTGCCATCCGCGAAATCAACGGCGGCATCTATGTCTTTGATGCCCAAACCCTGTTCGCTACCCTGCCGTTGGTGAAAAATCATAACCGGCAACACGAATATTACCTGCCCGATGTGCTCACCCTTCTGCGGGAACAAAATCAAATGATCGCTATTGAAAAGGCAAGAGATTATAAGCAAATTCTGGGAGTTAACACCAAAGCCGAGCTGAGGAGGGTCCATGCCGAAGCATTCAATGAGTAA
- a CDS encoding LytR C-terminal domain-containing protein: MGLLVLGFVISALTTRSGVQVTVSGEGLAERARLLSVPPGSPGGATGGLTATGQHVQIEVLNGCGVPGIANQFTDYLRGYGYDVVRFTNARRYDYPRTLVVNRGKNFERARQLAQALGVEPSAVENLPDPALQLDVTVVIGQDYESLTAFRDMQNSGR, from the coding sequence ATGGGATTGCTGGTGCTGGGCTTCGTCATTTCCGCCCTCACTACCCGGTCCGGCGTGCAGGTAACCGTCTCCGGCGAGGGCCTGGCAGAACGGGCCCGGCTGCTGTCTGTCCCGCCCGGGTCTCCCGGTGGAGCGACGGGGGGCTTGACCGCCACTGGCCAGCACGTTCAGATCGAAGTGCTGAACGGCTGCGGCGTGCCGGGGATCGCCAACCAGTTCACCGATTACCTCCGGGGCTACGGCTACGACGTGGTGCGGTTCACCAATGCGCGCCGCTACGACTATCCCCGCACGCTGGTGGTCAACCGCGGTAAAAACTTTGAGCGCGCCCGCCAATTGGCCCAGGCCCTGGGCGTGGAACCCAGCGCCGTGGAAAACCTCCCCGACCCCGCACTGCAACTGGATGTAACGGTGGTCATCGGGCAGGATTACGAATCGTTGACCGCCTTCCGGGACATGCAGAATTCAGGCCGTTAG
- the rsfS gene encoding ribosome silencing factor — protein sequence MIDRPPGAVLSSSELAARSAALMLDKKAREVVIMDLRGLTTMTDFFVLGSGESDVQVKAIVDHIDHSLRAEHSRPYHIEGARQLSWVLMDYIDVIAHVFLSEAREFYGLERLWADAKMSTIDEPRP from the coding sequence ATGATTGATCGCCCGCCTGGCGCGGTGCTCAGCTCGTCCGAACTGGCAGCCCGGTCGGCCGCGCTGATGCTCGACAAGAAGGCCCGGGAGGTTGTCATTATGGATTTGCGCGGTCTTACCACCATGACCGACTTCTTCGTCCTGGGGTCGGGGGAATCCGACGTGCAGGTGAAGGCCATCGTGGATCATATTGATCACTCTCTGCGAGCCGAGCATAGCCGCCCCTACCACATCGAGGGAGCCCGACAACTTTCCTGGGTGCTCATGGATTACATTGATGTCATCGCCCATGTTTTTCTGTCGGAGGCGCGCGAATTCTATGGGCTGGAACGCCTGTGGGCCGACGCAAAGATGTCCACCATCGATGAGCCCCGCCCGTGA
- a CDS encoding arginine--tRNA ligase translates to MIDQLRTQLAGALQQLDIEPDDMVLKRPKRAAHGDLASNAPLVYAKQAGRPPMQLAEALKERLTLDPKLIAKVDVAPPGFLNFTVADQFLRGQLLTALDQAGDYGKSGIGAGQRALVEFVSVNPTGPLTVGHGRGAILGDAVSNILAWNGYHVEREYYYNNAGRQMRLLGESVQARYRELLGLEASFPEDGYEGDYIREIAQALIAGNGVDQADADDSKPFTAAAERTIFEDIKSTLKQLGVTLDSYFNENRLYESGALENVLTKLREHQLAYEQDGATWLKATALGRADDRVLVKQTGEPTYRLPDIAYHAHKLDRGFDLIVDVFGADHQDTYPDVLAGLRGLGYDTTHIRVLIHQFVTLTQGGQTVKMSTRKATFVTLEELIQEVGPDVARYFFIMRTMDSHLQFDLQLARKSSDENPVYYLQYAHARMVNVAHHAAASGHVLDPGRAQLRLLTLPEERALMVTLWRFPEVVSQVLDSLEPQTVAAYLQELAADYHRYYAAGRVVTKDEALTAARLVLTAACRQTMANGLAILGVAAPDRL, encoded by the coding sequence GTGATCGACCAGCTGCGCACTCAACTCGCCGGGGCACTGCAACAGCTGGACATCGAACCGGATGACATGGTGCTGAAACGCCCGAAACGTGCTGCCCACGGCGACCTGGCCAGCAATGCGCCCCTGGTCTACGCCAAACAGGCTGGCCGGCCCCCCATGCAGCTGGCTGAAGCGCTCAAGGAGCGGCTCACCTTGGACCCAAAACTCATTGCCAAGGTCGACGTCGCGCCGCCCGGTTTTCTCAACTTCACCGTGGCCGATCAGTTCCTGCGCGGCCAGCTCCTCACCGCCCTGGACCAGGCTGGCGACTACGGCAAATCCGGAATCGGAGCGGGCCAGCGCGCGCTGGTGGAGTTCGTCAGCGTCAACCCCACCGGACCCTTGACGGTGGGGCATGGCCGCGGCGCCATTCTAGGCGACGCGGTGAGCAACATTCTGGCCTGGAATGGCTACCACGTGGAGCGGGAGTATTACTACAACAATGCGGGGCGGCAAATGCGGCTGCTGGGCGAATCGGTGCAGGCCCGCTACCGGGAGCTGCTCGGGCTGGAGGCCAGCTTCCCTGAAGATGGCTACGAGGGCGATTACATCCGTGAGATCGCCCAGGCCCTGATTGCCGGCAATGGTGTGGACCAGGCCGACGCAGATGACAGCAAACCGTTTACCGCGGCAGCGGAACGGACCATTTTTGAGGACATCAAGTCTACGTTGAAACAACTGGGCGTTACGCTGGATTCTTACTTTAACGAGAACCGTCTATACGAATCGGGTGCGCTGGAGAACGTCCTCACCAAGCTTCGGGAGCACCAGCTGGCCTACGAGCAAGATGGCGCCACTTGGCTGAAGGCCACCGCTCTGGGCCGTGCCGACGACCGCGTATTGGTCAAGCAGACCGGTGAGCCCACCTACCGCCTGCCCGACATCGCCTACCACGCCCACAAGCTGGACCGCGGCTTTGACCTGATCGTGGACGTTTTCGGGGCCGACCATCAGGACACCTATCCCGATGTCCTGGCGGGGCTCCGTGGGCTGGGCTATGACACCACCCACATCCGGGTGCTCATCCACCAGTTTGTCACCCTCACCCAGGGCGGGCAAACGGTGAAGATGTCCACCCGCAAGGCGACCTTCGTCACCTTGGAGGAGCTCATCCAGGAGGTGGGCCCGGATGTGGCCCGGTACTTTTTCATCATGCGGACCATGGACTCACACCTCCAGTTTGACCTGCAGCTGGCCCGCAAGTCCTCCGATGAGAATCCCGTCTACTATCTGCAGTACGCCCACGCGCGGATGGTCAATGTCGCCCATCATGCCGCGGCCAGTGGCCACGTCCTCGACCCCGGCCGGGCGCAGCTGAGGCTGCTCACCCTTCCGGAGGAGCGCGCGCTCATGGTCACGCTGTGGCGGTTCCCCGAAGTGGTGTCCCAGGTTCTCGACTCGCTGGAACCCCAGACGGTGGCGGCTTATCTACAGGAGTTGGCGGCGGACTACCACCGCTACTACGCCGCAGGCCGGGTGGTCACCAAGGACGAGGCGCTCACCGCCGCGCGGCTGGTGCTTACCGCCGCCTGCCGCCAGACCATGGCCAACGGCCTGGCCATTCTGGGCGTCGCTGCGCCGGATAGGCTGTAG